tgacagaggaagaacaatgattccaagcactacactccttttgaagcttccagtctgttattcaaactcaatcagcatgacagagtgatctccagccttgtcctcgtcaacactcacacctgtgttaacgagagaatcactgacaagATGTcaactggtccttttgtggcagggctgaaatgcagtggaaatatttttgggggattcagttcatttgcatggcaaaaagGGACTTCGCAAATTAATGGCAAtttatctgatcactcttcataacattctggagtatatgcaaattgccaccatacaaactgaggcagcagactgaaaATTAATGTGTCAtattcaaaacttttggccacgactgtacatttaTTCACTCTGTGATAGGGTTGGATCCTACATGCTACTTTTATTGTCCTGTACATGGTTCAGTGCCTATAATTTAGGCTGTGTGTAGAATGAGGCATAAAGGAAATTACCTCTAATAAATTACTACTAGAATATAGCAATAAGGAAAACAGCATACAAATGTGGCTTGTGTATTAATTTGCCTATAACTAATCATAATTCCATTATTTTTACATTAAAAAGAGAATACTTCAAAATGAGAAGATCCTGCCATGGAAAAGACGACTGGGTGGCCATAAAGTGGAAATAACTCCCACCATGCAGCAGGACACCTTCAGCTGAGGAGTCTTTGTAATGCAGGTTTGATAGTTATATTTTCAATAATGAATGGTTAGCTGTTGTGACAATTATATAAAACAAAAAAATCTTATTTGTTGGTGTAGATGGCCAAGGAAGTTGCACAGAACTTCCCCAACATCCCCTCCCAAATTGATATGGAACCTTCAAAAACACATGGAGCAACTGCGAAAAGAAATAGCTGAGGATATACTAAAAATGTCTTGTATGGAATTACATTTAATTCAAAATAAATGTAAATTCAAAATAAATATGTAGTTGTGTGGGACGGCCATATGTTCAGATCATGCCTATGATTTCAGAGTTCAACAAAGTCAACAACTGCTTCATTTGTGCCACTGATAAAGAACCTGGATGTAGCCCAAAAAACAGACTGGGTTATTAACTTTATTTGACATGTTTATAATCTTTTGACAGCATGTAAGAAAATGTATGATATAACACAATGGATGGCTAATTCATCATACTGCGTTTGGTTTTGATTGAATgcaaaccagggaccttctgcacacatcaacaacagtcacccacgaagcatcattacccatcgctccacaaaagctgcggcccttgcagagcaaggggaactactacttcaaggtctcagagcaagtgacgtaaccgattgaaacgctatttagcgcgcaccaccgctaactaagctagccgtttcacatccgttacacatgaaCAGCAGAAAGAAAACCTTGCCGAATGGTGCGtttaaaacaactgggaactcaatcTCCGATTTCCTTGTGTTCAATAGAgctgggaactctggaaaaaaaacTAGCTCCGACTTGGAAAAACATATTCCCAGTTGGACTTCGtgctagaaggtcgagggttcgagacctgttccctgcctgtttcattacattagtgtcagaagtgatcggaccttgtgtaacggatgtgaaacgctagtttagttagcggtggtgctcgctaaatagtgtttcaatcggtgatgtcacttgctctgagaccttgaaggaGTAGTTccctgcggcttttgtggagcgatgggtaacgatgcttcgtgggtgactgttgttgggcgaggggacggtctaaagttatactgttacacttgcaTCCACGACAATGCGTGTGCTTGACAGGTGTGCGCGTTCCTGTAAAACGTAATCCCAAATTAGCGCGAGGACGCGCTCTTTGAAAAGAGGGAGAAGTgcaacgaccctgggtttataaacgCGGATATCAACTGCAGTACGAGCATGCGTGTTTTCATTACAATACACACAAACTGTCGTCAAATGGGAAACATGTTTCTAGTAGTTACTACTGTCAAAGTCAACATGAGCAAAATTGTAATAATTCACGAAAAAATTGCTTTATGGTCTTAATTGAAGGTTAGGCACAAGGTTAGCAGTGTGTTtaattaaggttaggtttaaaatcagattctAAAATGATGAAACGGTAGAAATGGGCGGGGTTTGTGATTTTGTGGCTGTAGTAAACTAGTGACGACCAGCATGCGGAGCTGGGTTTATCATAGACCAACAAGTGTACGCACACCAACAGTAGTGGTCTTGGATATTGGACCGTTGGCTTTTATACTTGTCGAAGTCTCAGCGCAGCTCAAGTAATTTCTCCAACTGTCAACACCTTCAAATGAACATTGGACGTGTACCCGAGACGCGTTGGTTGGGAATTGTGGGGAGGTGCGTGTTCGGGCAGTAGTAAGCAGTAGGctccctggggcggcagggtagcctagtggttagagcgttggactagtaaccggaaagttACAAATTCATATCCCCGAGTTGACatagtacaaatctgtcgttctgcccctgaacactgttcctaggccgacattgaaattaagaatttgttcttaactgacttgcctagttaaataaagtattgagtgCCTTGTGGATTGTGGTCTCAGAGCCGCGTTCACGTGCTAGCCGTTACTCGGAAATGTtcgacttgctaactggttgtcCATAAATGTCAGTCCTAGTTCCGACTGGTATTTCAAGGCAGTATGTGGCAATGGGACGCCGGGAAATTGCGTCTGTGGACTATGTATGAGTGTGCTTAAAATATCAGGCATGCGCAGCAGTGAGCCACTGATCATAATACGATCCCTTGTTGTTGTCTCGCAAACAACTGTTTTTGTAGTCACGTAATTGTTTGAAATTTAGTTCAGGTTCTTGTTTAATTGTAGGCGAATCTTTGTATTATAGGCGATATGATGTCTGCTCTCTAAGGTCAACTTGAAGAATGTTGGACAACCTTTTACAAGAGACATGCAGTCGGTTAGTAGCCTTTTTCTATGTCATAACTGTGTTTGTAGTTCTCCTACAGTACACTTTGAACACTATGGTTATTAACAGatgattaaaaaaaatacttcACCGCTTCATAGAGCATCAGTAGTTGGCTGGATGCAAACTCATAAAGGCACACGGGATTTATTTGAATCCTTTCAGGATTCCTCAGAGTAGGGTGGTTGCCTCTAGActctgatcttgggtcagttttgcatttcccccACTGCTGTTTTAAGGTTGGGGGAGGGGAACTGATCCTCTATCTGCACATCCCACAGATACAAACTAGCCCGATGGAGAATTCTATTACAGAATGATTTGGCTGTTCATTATGCAGAGTAGTAAGTTAGTTTGATACATTGTGACCTTGCACAGCCTGCAGGTAGGCCAAAACATTCGTTGGAGAAGTTCTGTTAGGCAATCATAATAGAATATGGGCAAATGGCAGTGTTTTATGTAAATGCCCTTAAGAAAAAATATTGTAGTCAGAATGCGGTATAACAGCAGTATCCTGCAAttactgcatcccaaataccaCAGGTGACTGGTTACTGAAGCTTCAAAGGGGTGATTATAATATTTTTCAACTTGCTCTATTTCACTTCAAAATCCCAAGCAGTGTTGGATACATTTAATCCAGATAAATCAAAATGTTGATTAAAAAAGGTTGAATGTTTAACACTTGAGTCAAGTGGAGTGGTTAGTGTATGTACAAATAACCCATTGTCATTTAATTGACATTAACCAACCAACGTATCCTTAAACTTTAGCcccatgttatatatatatatataaatgtaaccttttaactaggcaagtcaataaagaacaaattcttatttacaatgatggccttacCAAGAGGCAAAAGGCCTGATGCAGCGACATGGCTGGGATCAATAATAAACACGTAGGATTGGAACACTGCAATGCTGTTTCAGTTGTtcttccatccctttctccccccACACCCTCCCCTTTATCCCCTAcaccctcccctttctccccccacACCCTCCCCTTTATCCCCTAcaccctcccctttctcccctacaccctcccctttcttccctacaccctcccctaacccggacgacgctggaccaattgtgagCCACCTCATGGGCCTCCCAGTCGCACTGCGACACTTGCACTGCTATTTTGATATGGATTTTGCATTTGATCATACTCCCCTTCCTGTATCACCTGCAGGTGCTTTAACAAGGTAAACAGTGCCTTCGTAAActagtcagaccccttgactttccacattttgttaggttacaaccttgttctaaaatggattaaattgaggccaaagagttcaatcttggtttcatcaaatcaGATAATCTTGTTactcatggtcagagtctttaggtgcctttctggctaattccaagcgggctggcatgtgccttttcctgaagagtggcttctgtctggccagtctaccataaaggcctgattggtggagtgctgccttctatctccacataggaactccagagctctgtcagagtgaccatcaggttcttggttacctccctgaccaaggcccttctcccccaattgcttagtttggctgggcggccaggtctaggaagagtcttggtggttcaaaacttcttccatttaagaatgatagaggccactgtgtttttgggaccttcaatgctgcagaaatgttttggtaccctttcccagttctgtgcctcgacacaatcctgtctcggagctctactgacTATCCCTTTgacttgtttttttctctgacatgcacttgtgggaccttttatatagacaggtgtgtgcctttccaaatcatgtccaatcaagttctagaaacatctcaaggaggatcaatggaaacaggatgcaactgagctcaatttcaagtctcatagcaaagggtctgaatacttatgaggtattgtgagtagattgctgaggaaattattttgtttaatccattttagaataaggctgtaacataacaaaatgtataaaaagtcaaggggtctgaatactttccgaaggcactgtatacacagTATAACGCAGTACAAGTATTACAACTTTCCCTTATGACGTTTTTCTCCCAGCAGAATCATCCTATGATGAAGAGTATGACAGTcgtggtggtgggtggaggtgTGGTTGGCTTCTCCACAGCTGTGTGCATCGCTGAGGCCCTCCCCTACTGCTCTGTGACCCTCATAGCCGACAGGTTTACCCCAGACACCACCAGCGACGTGGCTGCTGGGATCCTGATTTGCTCACCGTTCCCAGGTATGGGCATCTCTTTATCCAGTGAATTAAGTTCATGAACAGTCATTCTtttttttcctccctccctccccctctgtccctctcctccctttctctctcccttcccacctttccctctgcctccctcccattcccttcctccattccactctctccattcctccctcccttccttcctctccccttctcccttcctccattAATTCCTCACCCCCTCCATTCCTCACTCCCTCCAattcccctccattcctctcgcctccccctccattcctctcgccccccccccccccattcctccattcctctcgccccccctccattcctctcgccacccccctcctccatttctctcgcccccctccattcctctcgccccctccattcccccctccattcctctcgccccccccctcccatcgccacccccctccaccccctcctccattcctctcgccaccccccctccctctccattccctctcgccccccccctccattcctctcgccccccccctcctccattcctctcgcCACCCCCCCCCATTCCTCTCGCCACCCCCCCCCATTCCTCTCGCCACCCCCCCATTCCTCTCGCCATTCCTCTCGCCCCCCCATTCCTCTCGCCACCCCCCCATTCCTCTCGCCACCCCCCCCATTCCTCTCGCCACCCCCATTCCCTCGCCACCCCCCCATTCCTCTCGCCACCCCCCATTCCTctcgccaccccccccccccattcctctcgccccccctcttccctcgcccccctccattcctctcgcccccccccctcctccattccctctccgcccccccctcccccctcctccattcctctcgcccccaccctccattcctccctccccccctccattcctctcgcctccccctcctccctccaccccctcctccattcctctccattcctctcgctctctccctccattcctccccctcccctccatttcttctcccctccattcctccccctcctccattttCTTTCcattcctctcgctctctcccctccaccccctccattcctctcgctctctccctacattctgctcgctctctccctacattcctctctccctcccccccttacattcccctctcctgctctacaTCCCTCTTTCCCCCCAGATATCCCTCTGGAACAGCAACAGAGGTGGTTCAAGGAGACGATTGATCACCTGCTGGCTATTGCCCAATCAGAACAGGCATCAGAGGCTGGGGTGTTGCTCAGCTCAGGGTAAGGATCCTCAACCATAAAGGAATGGATgctgtatagtgcactatttttgaccggAGCCAGAAgaagtgcactatagggaatagggtgccatatgaaACACAAGTTACAGCCAGTTCAATAGTTCTGACATGTATTCATAAGTTCTACTGGTTGAAAATGCTCACCACTGTGAAGGGGTTTGGTTATAACTGGTATTGATAATATATTTTTTAGATGGCAAATACACAAGGAGCTCCCTGTGGATAAGGTGCCATTCTGGTCTGCATTTGTGCTGGGTTTCCGAATCATGACAGACCGTGAAATGAAACGGTTTCCTGATCACAAGTTTGGCCAGGCGTTCACCACAGTGAAATGTGAATGTTCCAACTACCTGCCATGGATGGAGAAGAGGTCAATTCTTGGTCTTAGCTTGTTTTTACTTCTATACTAGTCTTGTGTTAATCTCTTAACAGTTTTACTGTATCAAAAACATTAACAGCTACTCTATGTACTTCCTGAATTAAAATATAGATTGCTTTTGCTTTTTTTTCCTTAGTTTCAAATCTTTTATCACTGACTTTAAAAAGTGTTGTTTTAGGTTTAGAAAAGCAGGAGGCCAGGTTGTGAAGCAGAAAGTAAACGACCTCCAGGAACTAAGCAGCCAGGGATACGACGTCATCGTCAACTGCTCCGGTCTGGGCGCCAAGTCTCTAGTAGGGGACTCTCAGGTCTACCCTGTCAGGGGGCAGGTCCTCaaagtgtgtacacacacacacacacacacacacacacacacacacacacacacagcttgtaaataagcatttcattgtGCTGTATATGACCATAAACGTCCATATGATTTGAAGGTCCAGGCCCCTTGGCTCCAACACTTCATCCGGGATGGGGAAGGGCAGTCATACATCTACCCAGGGATGCACAGTGTGACAGTGGGCGGCACCAGGCAAGTCAAGTTTATTAGAAAACAGAATTGCGTCATGAAATAAGATGCCCATTACCCAAGGAATGCTCTGGAAAAACACATTACATAATGATAATGTAGAAAGTGGGCTGCACGAATTACCACAAAACATCACGTTCACTACAAGTTCAGTCTGTATGCTCTGTAGAACAGAGACTTATCTTTTTGTGCGGCTGATTGGCTCTGTAGGCAGGTGGACGACTGGCGCCTGGAGGTTGACCCAGAGGACAGCCAGGACATCCTGGAGCGCTGTAGCAGCCTGGAGCCGTCCCTGAGCAGGGCCAGGGTCCTGGGGGAGTCTGTGGGGCTGAGACCCAGTAGGAATAACGtccgggtggagagagagatggtcctcCTGGGGAGCCGACAGGTACCGGTGGTGCATAACTACGGCCATGGGGGCTGGGGGGTCAGTCTGAGCTGGGGTACAGCCCTGGAAGCACTGGGGCTGGTCAGGAAGTGTCTCCATGAGAGGCCCCCAGGGCCAGGCTGTGAACACTACGCAGATACTCTGCCATAGAAATAATTTCTGAATAATGTTGATATAATTACTTGATCTGCACTGTTTTTTCACACAATTAGTGATACCTGCTGGCATTGCACATTAATGAAATGAAAGCAATGCGATTTTGCTCACTTGATATGATGCAAATTATTTCATGAAATCTCCACAGTGAAAAGTTATTTTAATTGTCATCTGAATGTTATGGAAGATACCAAGATGAatggtgcttttacacctgcattgtttgctgtttggggttttaggctgggtttctgtacagcactttgagatatcagctgatgtacgaagggctatataaatacatttgatttgatttgaatgacatTGACTTTTCCGTTTTAGAAAAAGTGGCAAAACCCCCGAGAGAATGATATTTCAGACAAGAAATTGTTAATGGCTGAGGTAGAATAGTTAAAGTTACAGGGACTTGACATTTCACTAAGTATTGTCTTATGTTCAGATTTAATCAATTCTAACTTTACagaaaaataaaaatcaaaagaCCTTGTTTTTTGTATTCCTTTAATGACACTCAAATCTTAAAACAAATTCTGTCGTCCTCAGTCACagtatttcatatacagtattaACATAACTTACTGCTTGGCAATGTTCATACTAGTTTAGAATCAAACAGGGTTAAAGGTGAAATATGATAGGAAACCCAGTAAGCTGCAGTAAGATCTATTTTTGTCAGTTATCAGTCTGTGAACCTCCAGCTGTGGTCTTTGACACATCTGGTCCTTCTTAGTACTACCATAGTACTGTGTATGTGGTGAGAGCCCATTTATCTCGTCAGATATCTCCAGTCTTTCCTCCAGGATGGATCCCGACCTGACAGGTGTAGTTTTCCTTCCCACAGCAGGCTGAGTCCTTGTCGGCTTCAGACTAAGGAGGAGTGTCTGCACGGTCAGTCTGAGGTGCAGGTCTGGGTTGCTGCTTGTGTCATAACTATATACATTCTCCAAAGAGGTGCTGTCTAAAGACTAGTGTTCAGAGGCACAATCCTAGTCACTTGTCATTGCTGGGGGGTGATGATGCACATGGGTTTGGCAGGGAAGGCTTGGCAAAACAATGCTTGGGCCTACATCCCCGCGATGGAGAGGATACTAAGGTGTGTTAACCTGGGAACTTCTATGTTCAACTAACATACAAGACAGAACACTACAAGGTGTGTTGAGCAGTGGTTGTGAGGGTGGGTAGGGTCCTTCTGAGTGTCTTAGTAGGTGTGGTAGAGACTCTTGTGTAGGTTCTCCCTGCACCCCGGCCTTGGACATGGTGGTATGAGCTGGCTCTAGGTCTTCCAGGGTGTGTTCAGTGGTGTGGAGGCTCAGGTCTGAGTGGAGCTCCCCCAGGGAGAGGCAAGGCCGCATCAGCCCCAGGGCTGTGGGACTAGGCCTACCTCCCAgccacagctcctcacagctccaGCTCCTCAGCGTGGCTCTGTGATGGCTCTGGCCCCGCTCTGGTCTCAGGTTGTAGCTGGTCATGGGGACTATTAGAGATGGTAAGGTAGAAGCCTGGTTCTCTGATCTGGTCTGTAGGGTGGTTTTGCTGGGTTGAGTCAGgggaggctgaggctggggttCTCTGGTGAAGGGAGGTGACTGGACTCACAACCTGACGAGGACCTGCTCATGGAAGATGTCTTCTTGCCCCTCCCTCCTGAAACAAACAGGCATTGTTAATGGATTAAGATGCCGGCCTTTTCAGAGGAGCTGAAATACATGGATGGAAACAGAACTGTAAAAAAAAGAAGCATTTCTTGTATTGTGAAAGCTGACAGGAATATGAAGCATAAGGTCCAGTAGAGATGACTGATAAGGGAAATAAGCAGGCAGACCGGTCTAGTAAACCACGGAGTAGTTTATTCCATTCTCGGGCTCTCACTATGCCAGTGGCACACTTTAGAACTGTTCGGTTAGAacggttatgtcccaaatggcgcccCATTCCCCAATGTAGTAATCGcaccatgtagtgcactattggtcttgattaaaagcagtgtactacatatggaatagggttccatttgggacagacaGATATACCAGTATAACTCCTAGCATCAGAAGAGCTATAGGAAGAGCTGAGCTGTATGTAACACTGATTTTAAGGTATCGTCAGTTATAACACACAGCTTATCTTATAAACATTTGTCTTTTTTCCCCCAGTCACAACTATGGTCTTTGGATGCGCCCACAATTAGTGTACAAAAATGTTGCGGCACCATTTTAACcagtaaatattttttattttttttaccctttgtctccccaatttcgtgatatgcAATTGGTAGTTACTCTTGTCCCATCGTTGTAACTTcctgtacagactcgggagaggcaaaggttgaaAGCcttgtgtcctccgaaacacgaccctgccaaatCACACTGCTCGCTGAACCCGGAAgcaagctgcaccaatgtgtcggagga
Above is a genomic segment from Oncorhynchus gorbuscha isolate QuinsamMale2020 ecotype Even-year linkage group LG10, OgorEven_v1.0, whole genome shotgun sequence containing:
- the ddo gene encoding D-aspartate oxidase isoform X1 codes for the protein MQSQNHPMMKSMTVVVVGGGVVGFSTAVCIAEALPYCSVTLIADRFTPDTTSDVAAGILICSPFPDIPLEQQQRWFKETIDHLLAIAQSEQASEAGVLLSSGWQIHKELPVDKVPFWSAFVLGFRIMTDREMKRFPDHKFGQAFTTVKCECSNYLPWMEKRFRKAGGQVVKQKVNDLQELSSQGYDVIVNCSGLGAKSLVGDSQVYPVRGQVLKVQAPWLQHFIRDGEGQSYIYPGMHSVTVGGTRQVDDWRLEVDPEDSQDILERCSSLEPSLSRARVLGESVGLRPSRNNVRVEREMVLLGSRQVPVVHNYGHGGWGVSLSWGTALEALGLVRKCLHERPPGPGCEHYADTLP
- the ddo gene encoding D-aspartate oxidase isoform X3 translates to MMKSMTVVVVGGGVVGFSTAVCIAEALPYCSVTLIADRFTPDTTSDVAAGILICSPFPDIPLEQQQRWFKETIDHLLAIAQSEQASEAGVLLSSGWQIHKELPVDKVPFWSAFVLGFRIMTDREMKRFPDHKFGQAFTTVKCECSNYLPWMEKRFRKAGGQVVKQKVNDLQELSSQGYDVIVNCSGLGAKSLVGDSQVYPVRGQVLKVQAPWLQHFIRDGEGQSYIYPGMHSVTVGGTRQVDDWRLEVDPEDSQDILERCSSLEPSLSRARVLGESVGLRPSRNNVRVEREMVLLGSRQVPVVHNYGHGGWGVSLSWGTALEALGLVRKCLHERPPGPGCEHYADTLP
- the ddo gene encoding D-aspartate oxidase isoform X2 translates to MQSNHPMMKSMTVVVVGGGVVGFSTAVCIAEALPYCSVTLIADRFTPDTTSDVAAGILICSPFPDIPLEQQQRWFKETIDHLLAIAQSEQASEAGVLLSSGWQIHKELPVDKVPFWSAFVLGFRIMTDREMKRFPDHKFGQAFTTVKCECSNYLPWMEKRFRKAGGQVVKQKVNDLQELSSQGYDVIVNCSGLGAKSLVGDSQVYPVRGQVLKVQAPWLQHFIRDGEGQSYIYPGMHSVTVGGTRQVDDWRLEVDPEDSQDILERCSSLEPSLSRARVLGESVGLRPSRNNVRVEREMVLLGSRQVPVVHNYGHGGWGVSLSWGTALEALGLVRKCLHERPPGPGCEHYADTLP